Genomic DNA from Gilliamella sp. ESL0441:
TTAATTTCATGCATCTTAAAGAAAGATTGGTATAATAAGGTCATTTATTCGAATAAATAGAAAAACTATGTCACAATCTACTTATAACGCTGTTGATATTGAAGTCTTAAAAGGGCTCGATCCTGTTCGTCATCGTCCAGGTATGTATACCGACACGGCTCGCCCAAATCATTTAGGGCAAGAGGTTATCGATAATAGTGTCGATGAAGCAATAGCCGGTCACGCTCGTCAAGTTAAAGTCACGCTTTATGAAGATAATTCATTAGAAGTTATTGATGATGGGCGAGGTATGCCTGTTGATATTCATCCCGAAGAGGGGGTACCGGCTATTGAATTATTACTTTGCCGTTTACACGCTGGCGGTAAATTTTCTAATAAAAATTATCAATTCTCTGGTGGACTTCATGGTGTGGGTATCTCAGTTGTTAATGCGCTATCTAAACGGGTAGAAGTGACCGTTAACCGAGATGGTCAAGTATACCAAATTGCGTTTGAAAATGGCGAAAAAGTCGAAGATCTTCATGTAACTGGTACGTGTGGACGTCGTAACACGGGCACAAAAGTTCACTTTTGGCCAGACGAAAAATATTTTGATTCACCAAGATTTTCAGTACCCCGTTTATCTCATCTACTCAAAGCAAAAGCGGTACTTTGTCCTGGTCTTGAAATTATCTTTAAAGATAAAATTAATAACACCGAACAACGCTGGTGTTATCAAGATGGCTTAAAAGATTACTTAATGGAATCCGTCAGTGGTTACTCACTACTACCGGAAGAGCCATTTACCGGCAGCCATACCGGTGATACAGAAGCCGTTGAATGGGCACTCTTGTGGATGCCGGAAGGTGGCGAACTGTTAACAGAAAGCTATGTTAACTTAATTCCTACAGTGCAAGGGGGTACCCATGTCAATGGTTTACGCCAAGGACTGCTTGATGCAATGCGTGAATTTTGTGAATTTCGTAATTTATTACCACGTGGCATAAAATTGACGGCTGATGATATTTGGGAACGCTGTGCTTATGTGTTATCTGTAAAAATGCAAGAGCCACAATTTGCAGGACAAACCAAAGAGCGCTTATCATCCAGACAAAGTGCTGCATTTGTATCTGCCATTGTTAAAGACGCTTTTAGTTTGTGGTTAAATCAGCATGTACAAACCGCTGAATTACTAGCGGAAATGGTGATTTCCAGTGCACAACGACGACTAAGAGCTTCAAAAAAAGTTATTCGTAAAAAATTAACTAGCGGTCCAGCATTACCGGGCAAGCTTGCGGACTGTTCATCACAAGACTTAAGCCGAACTGAACTCTTTTTAGTGGAAGGCGATTCCGCAGGTGGCTCAGCTAAACAGGCTCGAGATCGGGAATATCAAGCGATAATGCCATTAAAAGGTAAAATTCTAAACACTTGGGAAGTCTCATCGGATGAAGTCCTTGGTTCTCAAGAAATCCACGATATTTCGGTCGCGATTGGTATTGATCCTGATAGTGATGATTTAAGCCAATTACGATATGGTAAAATCTGTATTTTAGCCGATGCCGATTCTGACGGTTTACATATTGCCACCCTACTTTGTGCGCTATTTGTTCGTCACTTTCGTGCAATGGTCGAACACGGACATGTTTTTGTTGCTATGCCACCATTATATCGTATCGATCTTGGTAAAGAAGTCCATTACGCCTTAGATGAAGAAGAGAAAGAAGGAATTTTAGATCAGCTTAAACGGAAAAAAGGCAAACCGAATGTACAACGTTTTAAAGGTCTCGGTGAAATGAATCCACTGCAACTGCGTGAAACAACGATGGACCCAAATACTCGCCGTTTAGTACAGTTATCATTAGATAATTCAGAAGAAACAATGGCGTTAATGGATATGTTACTTGCTAAAAAACGTTCAGAAGATCGCCGTGAATGGTTGCAAGAAAAAGGTGACCAAGTCCAACTTGATGTCTAACATAAAGAATGATTTAGAGGAACAATAATGAGTGAGATAACTCATGACGGAGTAGAAGTTCAGTCGCTACGTACCTTTACAGAAAGCGCTTATTTAAACTACTCTATGTATGTCATTATGGATCGTGCACTACCTTTTATTGGTGACGGTTTAAAACCAGTGCAACGCCGTATTGTTTATGCCATGTCAGAATTAGGGCTTAACGCTCAGGCTAAATTTAAAAAATCAGCACGTACTGTCGGTGATGTTTTAGGTAAATATCATCCACATGGTGATAGCGCCTGTTATGAAGCAATGGTACTGATGGCACAACCATTTTCTTACCGCTATCCATTGGTTGACGGACAAGGTAACTGGGGGGCGCCAGATGATCCAAAATCCTTCGCTGCAATGCGTTATACCGAATCACGCCTATCTAAATATGCCGAACTACTATTAGGCGAATTAGGACAAGGTACGGTCGATTACACCCCTAATTTTGACGGTACATTACAAGAACCGAAAATGTTACCGGCCAGATTACCGAATATTCTATTAAATGGTACTACAGGTATTGCTGTTGGGATGGCGACCGACATCCCACCCCATAATATTCGTGAAGTGGCCAATGCAGCGATTATGCTGGCAGATAATCCGAAAGCTACGCTAAGCGAAGTGATGGCTCACATACAAGGGCCTGACTTTCCAACTGAAGCAGAAATCATCACCCCACCACAAGATATAGAAAAAATCTATAAGACGGGACGTGGCTCAATTCGTATGCGTGCTGTATGGAAAAAAGAAGAAGGTGATATCGTTATCACTGATCTGCCACATCAAGTTTCTGGTGCGAAAATTTTAGAGCAAATTGCCTCACAAATGCGTGCCAAAAAACTACCATTAATTGAAGATTTACGTGATGAATCTGATCATGAGAATCCAACACGACTCGTCATTGTACCTCGCTCTAATCGTGTTGACTTAGAACAGGTCATGAATCACCTATTTGCCACAACCGATCTGGAAAAAAGCTATCGGGTCAATATGAATATGATTGGGCTAGACAATCGCCCATCCGTCAAAGGGTTAGTTGAGATTTTAACTGAATGGTTAGAATATCGTCGTAATACGGTAACCAGACGTTTAAACTTCCGTTTAGACAAAGTATTAAAACGCCTTCATATTTTAGATGGTTTACTTATTGCCTTTTTGAATATCGATGAAGTCATTAATATTATTCGCTATGAAGACGATCCTAAAACAGAGTTAATGCAACGGTTTAATTTAACTGAAATCCAATCTGAAGCGATTTTAGAGTTAAAACTTCGCCATTTAGCTAAACTTGAAGAGATGCGTATCAAAGGTGAGCAAAGTGATCTCGCTAAAGAGCGTGATCAGCTTCAAGCATTACTCGGTTCACCTAGAAAATTGAATAGTTTAATTAAAAAAGAGCTTCAACAAGACGCTGATAAATACGGGGATGAACGCCGTTCTCCGATTGTTGAACGCAGTGAAGCAAAAGCCATTACCGAACAAGAACTAATACCGTCAGAACCGGTGACCATTGTCTTATCTGAAATGGGTTGGGTAAGAGCGGCTAAAGGTCATGATATTGATCCAACGGGACTGAGTTACAAAGCTGGCGATAGTTTTAAAGCGGCTGCAAAAGGAAAAAGTAATCAACCTGTGGTATTTATTGACTCAACGGGCCGTAGCTATGCCATTGAACCCAATACATTACCTTCAGCGCGAGGACAAGGCGAACCACTTACGGGTAAATTAGCATTACCTGCTGGTGCAAGCGTTGAACATGTATTGATGTCAGCAAATGACAATCAAAAATTTTTACTTGCCTCAAGTGCGGGGTATGGATTTATATGTCAATTTAGTGATTTAGTCGCACGTAACCGAAACGGTAAAGCCATAATTAATCTACCGAATAATGCGAAAGTACTCACGCCTATTGAAATTTCAAATGATGAAAGCTTACTTTTATCCATTACCCAAGCAGGACGGATGCTTATTTTCCCTGTAAAAGATCTTCCCGAACTGGCAAAAGGCAAAGGAAACAAAATAATCTCATTATCCAATGCAGATGACAGCCTTGCTTATATGATTTTAATTACACCGGAAACATCCATCACCTTATATGTTGGCAAACGCAAACTTACCCTAAATCCTGTTGATTTACAAAAATTTAGGGCAGAACGTGCTCGTAAAGGTAGCGCTTTACCACGTGGACTACAAAAAATAGATCGAATTGAGGTAAACAAATAGTATGTCTTTTATTTGGGCGATTATTACAGGCTTTGTATTAAGCATTGTATTAAAATCGGGATGGGGTTATTTACTTGGATTTTTTGTTGGTCCAATGCTCTATCAAACCCTTTGTAACAAGTTAAACCAGCAAAGAACTCAAACTAATCCAACTTTATATTTAACCATTGTTTTTGAAGTACTTGGTCATCTCAGTAAAGCAAAAGGCGTGGTCACACAAGATGACATCAATCTTGCACGCCATTTTATGGATAGACTACAACTTGATAGCAACAGTCGACGACTTGCGCAAGACTCATTTAATCGAGGTAAAGCTGCGGATTACCCTCTTCGAGCTCGTTTAAAAGAGATATATATTCAATACCGCTTTCGACGTAATGTGTTAAATATTTTTTGTGAACAACTCATTCAAGCGGCACTGGTTGATGGTCATTTAGATGAAAAAGAGTCACAAATATTGTATATTGTGGCAGAAGAATTTAATATTCCTCGTCAACAAATGACCATGTATATTAAAATGATGATGGGAAGCTACCATTTTCGTCAAAATGGTTATCACCAAAATCAATACCAAGATCAGCATTACCAATATCAACAAAATCATCAACATCAGGGCTATCAAGGTCGTTCAGCACAATCAGATCTACAAAATGCATACAAAATTTTAGGTATCGAATCATCAGCCGAAATTACAGAAATAAAAAAAGCATATCGAAAACTAATGAATGAGCATCATCCCGATAAGTTAGTGTCAAAAGGCTTACCTAAAGAGATGCTTGAAGCTGCCAAAAAACGCGCTCAAGAGATTCAAGCTGCTTATGATCTCATAAAAGTATCGCGCGGATTTAAATAGAGACAACAACGATGATGCATTGGCGTTCAATTATTCGAATTGTAGGATTATTGATAACATTATTATCTGTTTTCATGTTATTACCTGCTCTGGTCGCATTAATTTATCGTGATGGCGCTGGTGCGATATTTCTTCGTTCTTTTTTTGCAGCCTTGATTTTAGGCGGCTTGTTGTGGTTACCAAATCGACACCAACGTCACGAACTTAACACCCGTGAAGGCTTTTTTATTGTGGTGCTATTTTGGGTTGTGTTAGGCACAATTGGCGCTTTTCCATTTATTTTTGATAATCACATTAATTTAAACTTAACGACAGCATTTTTCGAATCATTTTCTGGTCTAACAACAACGGGGGCAACCACCATTGTGAAGTTAGACCATTTACCTAAAGCGTTACTGTTTTATCGACAATTACTGCAATGGCTTGGCGGAATGGGGATAATCGTGTTAGCGGTTGCTATCCTACCTTTACTAGGTGTCGGGGGGATGCAACTTTATCGTGCTGAAATTCCCGGCCCACAAAAAGACAGTAAAATGCGACCACGTATTGCCGAAACAGCAAAAACCCTTTGGTCAATCTATATTCTACTTACCACACTATGCGCAATCTGCTTGTGGTTTGCAGGCATGAATGTATTTGATGCTATCTCCCACAGCTTTTCAACGATTTCAATGGGGGGATTTTCCACCCATGATGATAATTTGGCTTACTTTAATAGCCCGGCAATCAACTATATTGTTACCCTATTTTTAATCTTATCTGGCTGTAACTTTGCGCTCCATTTTGCTGCATTAAGCGGTTTTTCAATAAAAGTTTACTGGCGAGACCAAGAGTTTAGAACCTTTATTTTCATTCTATTAATACTAATTGCCATATGCGCAGTGGTTATATTTTTCTATAAACCTCATCGCCTTAGTATTGATAAAATCATATTACAAGTCGTGTCCATATCATCGACAGCAGGATTTTCTGTAGATGATATTAATACTTGGCCTTC
This window encodes:
- a CDS encoding TrkH family potassium uptake protein, which produces MHWRSIIRIVGLLITLLSVFMLLPALVALIYRDGAGAIFLRSFFAALILGGLLWLPNRHQRHELNTREGFFIVVLFWVVLGTIGAFPFIFDNHINLNLTTAFFESFSGLTTTGATTIVKLDHLPKALLFYRQLLQWLGGMGIIVLAVAILPLLGVGGMQLYRAEIPGPQKDSKMRPRIAETAKTLWSIYILLTTLCAICLWFAGMNVFDAISHSFSTISMGGFSTHDDNLAYFNSPAINYIVTLFLILSGCNFALHFAALSGFSIKVYWRDQEFRTFIFILLILIAICAVVIFFYKPHRLSIDKIILQVVSISSTAGFSVDDINTWPSSLPIFLLCASFIGGCAGSTGGGLKVVRVLLLFMQGSRELKRLIHPNAIYTLKLNHRVVPERIIESVWGFFSAYALVFLISLFVIMATGVDATDSFYIVASSLNNLGVGLGSVSDNFAHVSDVVRWVMVVDMLFGRLEIFTLLVLFTPTFWRS
- the parC gene encoding DNA topoisomerase IV subunit A, encoding MSEITHDGVEVQSLRTFTESAYLNYSMYVIMDRALPFIGDGLKPVQRRIVYAMSELGLNAQAKFKKSARTVGDVLGKYHPHGDSACYEAMVLMAQPFSYRYPLVDGQGNWGAPDDPKSFAAMRYTESRLSKYAELLLGELGQGTVDYTPNFDGTLQEPKMLPARLPNILLNGTTGIAVGMATDIPPHNIREVANAAIMLADNPKATLSEVMAHIQGPDFPTEAEIITPPQDIEKIYKTGRGSIRMRAVWKKEEGDIVITDLPHQVSGAKILEQIASQMRAKKLPLIEDLRDESDHENPTRLVIVPRSNRVDLEQVMNHLFATTDLEKSYRVNMNMIGLDNRPSVKGLVEILTEWLEYRRNTVTRRLNFRLDKVLKRLHILDGLLIAFLNIDEVINIIRYEDDPKTELMQRFNLTEIQSEAILELKLRHLAKLEEMRIKGEQSDLAKERDQLQALLGSPRKLNSLIKKELQQDADKYGDERRSPIVERSEAKAITEQELIPSEPVTIVLSEMGWVRAAKGHDIDPTGLSYKAGDSFKAAAKGKSNQPVVFIDSTGRSYAIEPNTLPSARGQGEPLTGKLALPAGASVEHVLMSANDNQKFLLASSAGYGFICQFSDLVARNRNGKAIINLPNNAKVLTPIEISNDESLLLSITQAGRMLIFPVKDLPELAKGKGNKIISLSNADDSLAYMILITPETSITLYVGKRKLTLNPVDLQKFRAERARKGSALPRGLQKIDRIEVNK
- the djlA gene encoding co-chaperone DjlA, with the protein product MSFIWAIITGFVLSIVLKSGWGYLLGFFVGPMLYQTLCNKLNQQRTQTNPTLYLTIVFEVLGHLSKAKGVVTQDDINLARHFMDRLQLDSNSRRLAQDSFNRGKAADYPLRARLKEIYIQYRFRRNVLNIFCEQLIQAALVDGHLDEKESQILYIVAEEFNIPRQQMTMYIKMMMGSYHFRQNGYHQNQYQDQHYQYQQNHQHQGYQGRSAQSDLQNAYKILGIESSAEITEIKKAYRKLMNEHHPDKLVSKGLPKEMLEAAKKRAQEIQAAYDLIKVSRGFK
- the parE gene encoding DNA topoisomerase IV subunit B — encoded protein: MSQSTYNAVDIEVLKGLDPVRHRPGMYTDTARPNHLGQEVIDNSVDEAIAGHARQVKVTLYEDNSLEVIDDGRGMPVDIHPEEGVPAIELLLCRLHAGGKFSNKNYQFSGGLHGVGISVVNALSKRVEVTVNRDGQVYQIAFENGEKVEDLHVTGTCGRRNTGTKVHFWPDEKYFDSPRFSVPRLSHLLKAKAVLCPGLEIIFKDKINNTEQRWCYQDGLKDYLMESVSGYSLLPEEPFTGSHTGDTEAVEWALLWMPEGGELLTESYVNLIPTVQGGTHVNGLRQGLLDAMREFCEFRNLLPRGIKLTADDIWERCAYVLSVKMQEPQFAGQTKERLSSRQSAAFVSAIVKDAFSLWLNQHVQTAELLAEMVISSAQRRLRASKKVIRKKLTSGPALPGKLADCSSQDLSRTELFLVEGDSAGGSAKQARDREYQAIMPLKGKILNTWEVSSDEVLGSQEIHDISVAIGIDPDSDDLSQLRYGKICILADADSDGLHIATLLCALFVRHFRAMVEHGHVFVAMPPLYRIDLGKEVHYALDEEEKEGILDQLKRKKGKPNVQRFKGLGEMNPLQLRETTMDPNTRRLVQLSLDNSEETMALMDMLLAKKRSEDRREWLQEKGDQVQLDV